GCGAGAGTGGTGTGCCGGTGGGGATACCGGTGACGGATTGGCGCTGCCGGGAGTCGGGCGGTGCCGGAACCGGAGTGGAGCCAACACGGCAGCTGGGCGACTATCCGGTGGGTCACTTGCCAGATCTCGTCCGGCCGAGGCGTCAGGCCGGGGGCAGGGATACCCTGGTTATTCTTCTATATAGAGGACGCCACGGCCGGAGGGGCGAGCGGATTATCCACAGCACCGTGGCTGTGCAGTGAGGTTCCGGCCGGGAGCGCCGCCACTGCCGGTGCAACTTCCCCGGGGACCGCCCAGTCGGGGCGCAGACCGGGCCGCCACAGGCGGCGGTCGATTTTGTAATTTAATTTACGCTTTTTGCGACAGGTTATTCTGCTTAACTGGTATATGGGCAAATATTTGTTTTGAATATTGGTTTTAGTTGTTACTAATTGCTCTGTCTGGAAAAAGTTTTGTAGTAATACTACAATCGCCTCCGCTCGAGGCCCCGCAGGGCCGGCATTCACAGCCAGAACGACAGAACCAAAGGCGACAAGCAGGCTCTGTTTCCCCTTTCCGTCACGCACAGTGAGCATTGGCAAACTTTGCATTCCCGCCAACGAAGGTGGCGAATTGGCGGGAAATGCAAAAAAGGGAAGCAATTTTCTGTTTGCGCTGTACTTTGCCCGATACCCAAAAAACTGATTCTTGGGCACCCCTGAAAACCGATTGCGCGCGCCGGTCACCGTCCGGTATCCCTGCACTTCGCGAGCCGGAGCGACATCCGTTGCGGTGCGGGGCTGCGCGGTTCGGCTTTCAGGGGCGTCCCGTCACAAGTCTGAAGACTCGACGTCGTACAATCCGCCGAGGAGCATTGTTTGATGCAAGATGAAACCGATATCCAGGAAACACAGGAGTGGCTGGACGCGCTGCAGGCGGTGATCCGCTTCAGCGGCAAGGAGCGCGCTGCCGCGCTGCTGAAACAGCTGACCGACCGCGCCACTGATGTGGGCGTGAAGTTGCCTGCGGCCATCACTACGCCCTACCGCAACACCATTCCGCCGAACGCGGAAAAGCGCATGCCCGGTGACCTGTTCATGGAGCGCCGTATCCGCTCGCTGATCCGCTGGAATGCGCTGGCGATGGTGGTACGTGCCAACTCCAACAGCGACAGCCTGGGCGGCCATATCGCCAGCTTCTCCTCTGCGGCCACCCTGTACGACGTTGCCTTCAACTACTTCTTCCGCGGTAACGAGGGCGAAGAGCGCGGCGACCTGATCTTCTTCCAGGGTCACAGCGCGCCGGGCATCTATGCCCGCTCCTACCTGGAAGGCCGCTTCGACGAAGAGCAGCTGGACAATTTCCGCCGCGAGGTGAACGGCAAGGGCCTGTCTTCCTACCCGCACCCGTGGCTTATGCCGGATTACTGGCAGTTCCCGACCGTATCCATGGGCCTGGGCCCGATCCAGGCGATCTACCAGGCGCACGTCATGCGCTACCTGTCCGCGCGCGGCCTGTCGCCGCGCGGCGACCGCAAGGTGTGGGCTTTCCTTGGTGACGGTGAGTGTGACGAGCCGGAAACCCTGGGCGCCATCTCCATGGCGGGCCGCGAAAACCTCGAGAACCTGGTATTCGTGGTCAACTGCAACCTGCAGCGCCTCGACGGCCCGGTGCGCGGCAACGGCAAGATCGTGCAGGAGCTGGAAGGTGTCTTCCGCGGTGCCGGCTGGAACGTGGTCAAGGTCCTGTGGGGCCGCCTGTGGGATCCGCTGCTGGAGAAAGACGACAAGGGCCTGCTGCAGAAAGTCATGGACGAGACCGTCGACGGCGAGATGCAGAACTTCAAGGCCAACGGCGGCGCCTACACTCGCGAGCACTTCTTCGGCAAATACCCGGAGCTGCTGGAGATGGTCAAGGACCTCTCCGACGACCAGATCATGAAACTCAACCGCGGCGGCCACGATCCGTACAAGGTCTACGCGGCCTATGCGGAAGCCATGGCGAGCAAGGGCAAGCCCACCGTCATCCTGGCGCAGACCGTAAAAGGCTACGGTCTGGGTGCCGCGGGCGAAGCGGCCATGGATACCCACAACGTCAAGAAAATGGACACCGAGGCGCTCAAGCGCTTCCGCGACCGTTTTGCCATCCCGATTACCGACAAGGAAATCGAGGATGTGCCCTACTATCGCCCGGCGCCCGACAGCCCGGAAATGAAGTACATGGCCGAGCGCCGCAAGGCCCTGGGTGGCCCGGTACCGTCGCGCTCGACCGAGGTGGCGAAGCTGGAAATTCCCGGCCTGGACGCTTTCAGCGCGCTGACCAAGGGCTCCGGCGACCGCGAAATCTCCACCACGATGGCGTTTGTACGCGCGCTGTCCGCGCTGGTGAAAGACAAGAAGATGGGCCAGAACGTCGCACCGATCGTGCCCGATGAAGCCCGTACCTTTGGTATGGAAGGCCTGTTCCGCCAGCTGGGTATCTACTCCTCCCAGGGGCAGAAATACACGCCGGTCGATCACGGCCAGATCATGTATTACAAGGAAGACAAGAAGGGCCAGGTGCTGGAAGAGGGCATCAACGAAGCTGGTGCCATGTCCGCGTGGATGGCGCTGGCCACCGCCTATTCCAACCACGGCGTGCCGATGGTGCCCTTCTACATCTACTACTCGATGTTCGGCTTCCAGCGTATCGGCGACCTGGCCTGGGCCGCCGGCGATATGCAGGCGCGCGGCTTCCTGATCGGCGCCACCGCCGGCCGTACCACCCTGAACGGTGAAGGCCTGCAGCACCAGGACGGCCACAGCCATGTGCTGTCGGGCACCATCCCCAACTGCAAGAGCTACGATCCGGCCTTCGGTTACGACCTGGCAGTGATCATGCGCCAGGGGCTCAAGGAGATGTACGAAGAGCAGAAGAACCTGTTCTACTACATCACCATCGAGAACGAGAACTTCCTGCAGCCGGAAATGCCGCAGGGCGTGGAAGAGGGCATCATCCGCGGTATCTACAAACTCGACAGCAACTCGCGCAAGGCGGGCAAAGGCAAGGCGGCCAAGAAGCATGTGCAGCTGGTCGGTGCCGGCAGCATCCTGCGCGAAGTACTGGCCGCGGCGGATATCCTCGCCGACCAGTTTGGCGTGACCTCCGATGTGTGGAACCTGACTTCCGCCACCGAAGCTGCCCGCGAGGGCCAGGACACAGCGCGCTGGAATATGCTGCACCCGACCGAAAAACCGCGCAAAGCGTGGGTCAGTGAGCAGTTTGAGGGCAACGAGACGCCGGTGGTGGTTTCCACTGACTACATCCGTGCCTACGTCGAGCCGCTGCGCGAGTTTATCGACGGCGACATGATCGCGCTGGGCACCGACGGCTTCGGCCGCAGTGACAGCCGCGAACAGCTGCGCCGCTTCTTCGAGGTGGATCGCAACTACGTGACCATCGCCGCACTGACTGGCCTGGCCAAGCAGGGTGTGATCGAAGCCAGTGAGGTTGCCGACGCCATCAAGAAACTGAACGTCGACGCGGAAAAAATGAATCCGCGCCTGGTATAAGGCCCGCTGAAAAAGGAAGGTAGAGACATGGCAAAACAAGTCATCAAAGTGCCTGATCTCGGCGGCGCCGATCAGGTAGATGTAATCGAAATTTCCGTTGCCGTTGGCGACACCGTGGCAGAAGAAGATGCGCTGATTGTCGTGGAAGGCGACAAGGCCTCGATGGACGTACCCGCCCCTGTGGCGGGCAAGATCCTCAGCATCTCTGTCAGCGAAGGCGATAAGGTGTCCGAGGGTGACGTGATCGGCGAGATCGAGACCGACGCCGCAGGCGACAGCGCTGAAGAGCCCGCCCAGGAGGCGGAGCAACCGGCCGAACCCGCGGCGGAGCAGCCGGCGCAACCAGCCGAGCCGCAGCAGGCTGCCGCGGCGCCCGCCGGTGAAGCCACCGAGCAGGATATTGTGGTACCCGACCTCGGCGGCGCCGATGCGGTGGACGTGATTGAAATCAGCGTCTCTGCCGGTGACGAAGTCGACGAGGGCGATTCGCTGATCGTGGTGGAAGGCGACAAGGCCTCCATGGATGTCCCGGCGCCCAAGGCGGGCACCATCGTGTCCATTTCCGTCAAGGACGGGGACAAGGTGTCCACTGGCGACGTGATCGGTGTGATGAAGGCGGTTTCCGGCGCGGCCGCGCCGGCGCAACAGCCCGCTGCCGAAGCGGCTCCGGCCACAGAACAAAAGCCCGCGACCCCGGCTGCCGAGCAGGCCGCTGCGGAGCCGCCGGCCGCGCCGCAGAAGGACCAGTATCTGGAGCGCGACCTGACCGTTTCCGCGGAGGTCTATGCCGGTCCTGCGGTGCGCAAGCTGGCCCGCGAACTGGGTGTGACCCTGAACAAGGTCAAGCCCACCGGTCCGCGCAATCGCGTTACCAAGGACGACCTGCACGCCTACGTCAAAGAGCAGGTGAAGAAGGCTGAGAGCGGCGCCGTGGGCGTCGGCGGCGGTCTGGGCATCGCCAAGATGCCGGAGATCGATTTCAGCCAGTTCGGCCCGGTCAATGTCGAGCCGATGAGCAAGATCCACAAGATCACCGCCGCCAATATGGCGCGCAACTGGCTCAACGTGCCCCACGTCACCCAGTTCGACGATGCCGACATCACCGAGCTGGAGGACTTCCGCAAGTCCATGAAAGCCGAGGCGGAAAAGCGCGGTGTGAAACTCACGCCGGTGCCGTTCCTGCTCAAGGCGGTCGCTGCGGCCCTGCGCGCAGAGCCCAGCTTCAATGTGTCGCTGCACAATGACGGTGAGCACATCGTGCGCAAGGACTATGTGCATGTGGGCATGGCGGTGGATACGCCGAAGGGCCTGATGGTGCCGGTGATCCGCGATGTCGACAAGAAAGGCCTGTACGACCTGGCGGAAGAAGCCACTGCGATGGCGCTCGCCGCCCGCGACGGCAAGCTGAAGCCGAAGGACATGCAGGGCGCCTGCTTCACCATTTCCAGCCTCGGCGCTATCGGCGGCACCGGCTTTACGCCGATCGTCAACGCGCCGGAAGTGGGGATTCTCGGTGTGTCCAGGCTGTCGGTACGGCCGGAGTGGAACGGCACGGAATTCGTACCGCGCAAAATGCTGCCGCTGGCACTGTCTTACGACCACCGCGCGGTCAACGGCGGCGACGCCGGCCGTTTCATGACCTACCTGGTCAGCATGCTGAGCGACGTACGCCGCCTGCTGCTGTAATCCAGTTGCACGGCGCGCCCTGTGTAGGGCGCGCCATGCGCTCCAACTGTTGTCGACATCCCTCCCGACCCCGCCTCAAACGTTGAATTACGCGCATAAATTTTCCCGCCAGCGCCAGCTCCAAACCCCCTCCAGCTAAACTCAGGTTGTATAAGTTTTAAGCGCAATTCTGAAAGCGAGAGGTATTCGGAAATGAAGCGCATAGGGATATTGGCCCTGTCCTCCGTGGCAGTGCTGGCGCTGCAGGGCTGCATTCTGCTTCCTGTCGAAGACGGTGGTAGAGACGACCCGTTCTTTTTTGACCCCGATGACGCCACCCAGAGTGCAGACTTTGTCGAGGTAGGCAATTACCAGCCCAACTCGGCGCTGCCGCCCGCTGCCAGCCGGCACTGTTCGGTGGATACGGATCTGGGCAAGGTGGGCTCGGCCTGCTGGTTTTTTCCGGTAATGCGGGTCTACTGATTTCTCCGCCAGGGAAGGGCGGTGAAACAATCACGGCGGTGGCGCCAGCCGCGCCGGGTTATTCACGCCAACGCCCGCCGTTGCGGCGGCGTCCAACGGAGGTAAATCGATGCTGAAAATGACGCTCACTGGCGCGGCGCTCGCCGCCGCGGCACTGCTGGCCGGTTGCGGCACCACCGACCCCCGCGATGAGGTGGTCTACCCTTATTCTCAGCCGGTACCGCGAGCGGACTACCGCGCGCCGGCCCAGCCCGCGCGTAGCTCAAGCTATTCCGGCGGCTGCCCGGGTGATGCGGAGGAGTTGGCGCCCGGCTCCATGTGTCCGGCCTCGGCCAAGTGTTTCGAAATCTCCGGTGGCAAACGTTGCATTGAATATGAAAAGTAAACGGATTTTACTCGCCTTTTCCATGTCCCTCGCCGTGCTGATCGGTGGTTGTGCCAGTTTCGATGGCGCCACGAGAATGGATGGTTTCTGGTGCGATCTGGCCGGTACCCCGCGGTACTACAGCCAGCGCACATTGCCGCTGGCAGACGTGGAGGCTTTCCCGCGCCAGTGTCTGGATGGCGATCAGCAGGTACCGGACCGCAATCAGTGCTTCTCCGAGAGCGGCGCCTGTTACCAGCTGGATGGCGGCAACTGGTGCAGTGATATCGCCAGTGGTATCTGTCCGCTGCCCGGCGAGCCGGCTCCGCCCCCCGTCGATACCGATTGCCCCGGCGGGGATAGCTGCCCGCCGTATTTCACCAACCTGCGCTGCCGCTCCGTGTGAGCGGCTAGCCCGCGCTGCTGGCGCTAGGGCGTGGTTTTTCCCGCGTCGGGCTGGTAGATCGGCCTCTCAGTCGATATATTCCGACTGGTGGGTCGCAATCGTGTCGTGACCGCACCAGTACAACCATTCTCCTATCCGTAATCGATGGCAGTCCGCGGCGGCCCAGTGCTAATGCACCGTCGCGCTAACGCCACGCGGGCCAGAAAAATATTGTCGAGGTGAACACAGCATGTCTTCAGCACAGGAATCCCTGCAGCGTTTGATCGAGGGTAATCAGCGCTTTGTTGCCGGTCGCCAGGAACAGAGCACCGCAGAAATGATGGAAAAGCGGCGCGAACTGGTGGAGGGGCAGGCGCCGTTTGCGATCATACTCGGCTGTTCAGATTCGCGTGTGCCGGCAGAGCTGGTGTTCGACCAGGGCCTCGGCGACCTGTTCGTGATCCGCGTGGCTGGCAATGTGGTGGCGCCATCGCAGATCGGCAGTATCGAGTTTGCCGCTGAGGCGTTTGGCACCCGCCTGGTCGTGGTAATGGGGCATTCCAATTGCGGTGCCATTCAGGCGACTCTGGATGAGCTGCAGCGCCCGCAGGAGAATCGCTCGCCCAACTTGCGCTCGATCGTCGATCGCATCCGCCCATCGATCGAGCCGCTGGTGGAGGCTGCCCCGCAAAGCGGCGACGAAGATCTGGTGGAACGCGCGGTACGCGCCAATATTCGCGCATCGGCCAGGCAGCTGCGCTACGGCTCGCAGATTCTGGAAGAGTTGGTGCAGAGCGGCGAACTGATGATTGTGGGTGCCGAGTATTCTCTGGAAACCGGCGAGGTGGATTTCTTCGAGGGCGTAGACGCCGGCTGATATGCGCTGGATTAGTGGAGTCCTGATCGCCATTGATCAACTGGGCAACGCCCTCGCCGGTGGCAACCCGGATTCCACCATTTCCGCGCGCACCGGCTATTTTGCCCGCGTGCAGGAAACCCCGTTCCGCCCGTGGTGGCGGGCGATGGAAGCCGTGATTGACTTTACTTTTTCTCCGCTGGAAGGGCCGGGTCACTGCTACCGGGCCTACCGCAATGACGATGAAGAACACCGCGAAGGCAGCGACCTGATGCGCGGTTTGCTCGGTGTGATTGTGATTCTCGCCTGTATACCCTTGTCATTACTGACACGGCTTTATGCCTTGCTATTTCGTTGTGGAAAGTAGCACGCCGCTTATCGGGTACCCCGCACAGGTTTGCCGGCGAATTATCTAGAGTGCGCGGAACGAAAAAGGGCGGACACAAGGTCCGCCCCTACGGAACCAACCCCGCGGCCCGCATAACTTCAGTGCCAAACGGTTGCCGTAAGTGACTCAGTAAATTTGAGCCAAATAACAGGATCTGTAGGGGTGAACCCCGTGTTCGCCCAGCCCTTTTGGGAGGCCGTACGCTTGGTCCAGCGGTACCCTTGTTCTAACGCGGGTGAGCGGGCATCAAGCCGGTTCCTCCACGTCCTGCGGCAACTGAGGCTCGGTCTGGCGACGGGCTTTCTGCCGCCCGCCGAGACTGCGCAGCGCGACATAAAACACCGGCGTCAGCAACAGCCCGAACAGTGTTACGCCGATCATGCCGGTAAACACGGTGATACCCATCACGTTGCGCACTTCACTGCCGGCACCGTGGGCGAGGACCAGCGGAACCACACCGGCGATAAATGCCACTGAGGTCATGATGATCGGCCGCAGGCGCAGCCGGCAGGCTTCCAGCGCCGCTTGCAGCGGATTCAGGCCATTGTGGATTTCCAGCTCGCGAGCGAACTCCACAATCAGGATCGCGTTCTTACATGCGAGCCCCATCAAGACCAGCAGGCCCACCTGTACGAACACATTGTTGTCGCCACCGGTCAGCCACACGCCGAACAGCGCAGCCAGCAGGCACATGGGCACGATCAGGATCACTGCCAGCGGCAGCACCCAGCTCTCGTAGAGCGCGGCCAGCACCAGGAATACCAGCAGCAGGGCCAGTGGAAAGACCACCATCGCCGCGTTGCCCTGGGTGATCTGCTGGAAGCTGAGATCGGTCCACTCGATCTTCATGCCCGCCGGCAGGGTTTTATCGGCGACCTGCTGTACCGCCGCCAGCGCCTGGCTGGAGGAGAGCTGGGCCGGATCCGACTGGCCGATCAGGTCCGCGGCCGGATAGCCGTTGTAGCGGATCACCGGGTCAGGGCCAAAGCTCTTGTGCAGTTTCACCATGGTATTGATCGGTACCATTTCGCCACGGTTGTTGCGCGTGTAGAGCAGATCGATATCGCGCACCTCGTCGCGGAAGGGCGCATCGGCCTGAGCCACCACCCTGTAAGTGCGGCCGAGCATATTGAAGTCGTTCAGGTACAGCGAGCCAAAATACAGCTGCAGCGTGCCGAACAGGTCATCCAGTGCGACGCCCTGCGCCTTGGCCTGCTCGCGGTCCACCTCTGCATCCAGTTGCGGCACATTGGCCTGATAGGAGCTGAACGGGAAGCTCAGCCCGGGCGTCTGGCTCAATGCACCGGCGAGCTGGTTGGTGGCATTTTGCAGCGCGCCGTAGCCGGCGCCGTTGCGGTCCTGCACATACAGGGAATAGCCGGAGCCGGCACCGAGACCGAAGATCGGCGGCGGCATAAAGGTCACCGCAAACCCCTCCTTGATCTGCGCCAGCTTGCCATTCAGTTCCGCGGCGATCTGCTGGGCGCTGCGCTCGCGTTTGCTGAAATCATCGAACAGGATGAACACCGTGCCCACGTTGGGCGTGTTGGTGCGCTGCAGCGCGTTAAAGCCGACAAACGCTGCCGCGTGGGCCACGCCTTCGGTCTGCATGGCCAGTTCGCTGACCCGGCGCGCCACTGCCTCGGTGCGATCCAGCGAGGCGCCCTCCGGCAGGCGGATGCTGCCGACCAGATAGGTTTTGTCCTGGGTCGGGATAAAGCCGCCCGGTACCTGCTGGAACAGGGCGACGGTGGCGCCGAGTAGCAGTGCGTAAATGCCGAATACCAGTCCGCGGCGCTTCAGGCTTTTGCCCACCAGTCCCTGGTAGCCGTTGCTACTGCGCTGGAAAAAGCGGTTGAACGGGCGGAAGATCCAGCCGCACAGCCGGTCGATAATGCGCGCCGGCAGGTCCGGTGCGGCACCGCGGGGTTTCAGCAGCGTCGCCGCCAGCGCCGGCGACAGGGTCAGCGAGTTGATCGCCGAGATTACCGTGGCGATGGCAATCGCCATGGCGAACTGGCGGTAGAACTGGCCGGTGATTCCGTCGAGAAACGCCATCGGCACGAACACCGCACACAACACCAGGCTGATCGCCACGATCGGTCCGCTGACCTCGCGCATGGCCTTGTGTGCCGCCGCCAGCGGCGCCAGCCCCTCCTCGATATTGCGCTCGACGTTTTCCACCACCACGATCGCATCGTCGACCACGATGCCGATCGCCAGCACCATGCCGAACAGGGTCAGGGTATTGATGGAAAAGCCGAGCAGGTTCAGTACCGCGAAGGTGCCGACAATCGAGACCGGCACCGCCAGTAGCGGAATCAGTGACGCGCGCCAGGTCTGCAGGAACAGGATCACCACCAGTACCACCAGCAGCACCGCTTCCAGCAGTGTCTGGATCACCGCCTTGATCGAGGTGCTGACAAACACGGTGGGGTCGTAGGCGATTTTCCACTCCAGCCCTTCCGGGAACTGATCGTCGAGCTCCTCCATTTTCTGGCGTACCGCGCGCGAGACTTCCAGCGAGTTGGAGCCTGGGGCCTGGAAGATCGGCAGCGCCACCGCCTGGCTGCCATCGAGCAGCGCACGCAGTGAGTCCTGGGACGAGGCCAGCTCGATGCGGGCCACGTCGCGCAGGTGGGTAATCTCGCCGTCGGCGCCGGTTTTCAGCACGATATCGCCGAATTGCTCCGGGGTTTTCAGGCGGCCTTTGGCGTTGATCGACATCAGGAAGTCGGAGCCCTTGGGCATCGGCGGCGCGCCGATCTGGCCGGCGGACACCTGCACATTCTGTTCGCGCACCGCACGGGTGATATCCGCAGCGGTGACGCCCAGCGACGCCGCCTTCTGCGGATCTATCCACAGGCGCATGGCGTAGTCACCGGAACCGAACAGACCCGCCTGGCCGACGCCGGGAATACGTGCCAGCTCGTCGCGGATATGCAACACCGCATAGTTGCGGATATAGGTCGCATCGAAGCGGTCATCCGGCGACAGCAGGTGCACCGCCATCATCAGGTTGGGCGACTGCTTCTGTGTGGTCACACCCTGGCGGCGCACGTCTTCCGGCAGCCGCGGCAGTGCCTGCGACACGCGATTCTGTACCTGCACCTGAGCGCGGTCCGGGTCGGTGCCGAGTTCGAATGTCAGCGTGAGCGTCAGAGTGCCGTCACTGCCGGCCACCGACTTCATGTAGATCATGTGCTCGACGCCGTTGATGGCCTCCTCCAGCGGCGTGGCCACGGTTTCGGAAATGGTCTTGGGGTTGGCGCCCGGATAGCGGGCGGTCACTGCCACTGTCGGCGGTACCACCTCCGGGTATTCGCTCACCGGCAGCACCGGAATGCTGACCAGGCCGACGACGAAAATGATGATCGACAGCACCGAGGCGAAAATCGGCCGGTCGACGAAAAAGCGCGAAAAGTTCATACACGATTACCCTGTGCGCGGCGCAGTGCGCCGCGCGGTATTGGCGTTGATTAATAGCTGTGGGGAAGGCAGTGGCGCGGTTCAGCGCTGCGCCACCTGTCGCGCCGGGTCTTCGCCCTGCATCTGCACCAGCTGCGGCTGCACTTCCATTCCGGGGACGAAGATTTTCTGCAGGCCGTTCACCACTATGCGCTCGCCGCTGTGCAGTCCGCTGCGCACCAGCACCCGGTCGCCCTGGGTCTGGCCCGTCTGTACGTCGCGGCGCAGGGCTCGGTTGTCACTGCCGACGACATAGACAAAGCGGCGGTCCTGGTCGGTCAGTACCGCCTTGCGGTCCACCAGCAGTGCGCTGGACAGGTTTGCGGTGGGCATCTCCACGCGCGCGAACTGTCCGGGCCGGAAGCTACCGTCCGGGTTGGCGACGACGGCGCGCAGTTGCAGAGTGCCGGTGTGGCTGTTGAGGCGGTTGTCGACAAAATCCAGCTGGCCGTGGTGTGGATAACCGTCCTCACCGCCAAGGCCGACGTTCACCTGCAGTGGCTGATGACTTTCGAGTAGCGCGCGGCTGTTTGCCAGGGTGCGCTGGCTGCCTTCGAAATAGACATACATCGGATCGACGGAAACGAGGGTGGTCAGCAGTGTCTGGTCGGCGCCGGCGAGATTGCCGGGGGTGACCAGGGCGCGACCGGCGCGGCCACTGATCGGGGCGGTGACGCGGGTATAGCTCAGTTCCAGGCGGGCGTTTTCCTGCGCCGCGGCGGCGGCGTCGACGGCGGCGTGGGCGCTGTCGCTGGCCGCCTGGCGGCGGTCGAACTCTTCGCGGGAAATCGCGTGGCTGGCCAGTAGCTGGCGCGCGCGCCTGGCCTGGCTGTCGGCCAGAGTCAGCTGGCTTTTGGCCTGTGCCAGTCGCGCCACTGCCGCCTTGACGCGGGCTTGATATGGGCGCGGATCAATCTCGAACAGCACCTGGCCGCGCGTCACCAGCTCGCCCTCGGTGAAATTGACCGACTCGATATAGCCGCCTACGCGCGGGCGCAGGTCCACGGTTTCCGGTGCGGCGACGCGGCCGGTAAAGTTTTCCCACAGCGTAGTGGCGCCGGCGCTCACTTCGGCCACCTCGACCACCGGCGGCTTCGGTCGCGGCTGGGCCGTGCTGCTGTCGCATCCATGCAGCCATGGCAGGGTGAGCAGTAACAGGGTCAGAAAACGGGTTACAGGCATCATTGGGCATCCTTCGGTTTGCGGGGCGCGACAGGGAAAGGTGGCACGCCTCCATCGGAGGCGAACTCTAGCCTCGGGAGCGCATCAAACGGTATCCGGTTACTGTGTGTTGATTGCCTGATTCTGTTTGCGTTTGGTGGGTGTCTATACTGTCAGGGAAAAGTTACCGGCGGTGACGGGCTTGGAGGACTGTTCGAATAATATCGGTCATTGTGCTGCAGGGCCCGTGAATAGTGACTTTTACGGAATTGTGTCGCTTTGCTTATTGCTACAGGTTGCTTGCCCAATTCTGCAAAGTTCTAAGACGCTTGCCCAAAACTCCGTATAATGGCCGCTCATTTCAAGAGGTAGTGCCGGGCAGCTGGCGGGGTTGGTGGAGAGTGCCGATAGTGAGTGAATTGACACAGCGGGCCGATACAGGGGCCCTGGAACAGCAGCGGCAGGCACTGGCACAGCGGATACAGCGCTGGACAGTGGAGCCCGGGTTGCAGGACACGGCGCTGCCGGGCCTGGCGCTGGGGCGCTCGGACTCTACCACCAGTCGCTGCGCCTCGTCGGTGTACGAGCCGTCGCTCGCCTTTATCGTACAGGGCAGCAAGAGCCTGCAGCTGGGCGATCGCGAAATCGTATACCGGCCGCTCAGTTACCTGGCCACATCGGTACACCTGCCGGTGCTGGGGCGGGTGCAGGAGGCGAGCGTGGACAAACCCTATCTCGGCGTCAAGTTGACGGTGGATCCGCAGGAACTCACCGACCTGGTGATCGAGCTCGGTGATGAGGCGCCGCCGCTGGAGGCGGAATCGCCGTGCCCACAGGTTTCCTGTGGCCTGTGTGTGGCGCAGATGGACGCGGCCATGCTGGATGCGGTGGGACGCCTGGTGCAGCTGCTGGATTCGCCGGCAGACGCGCCGATCCTGGCGCCGCTGGCGCGCCGGGAAATCCTCTACCGGGCGCTGATGGGAGAGATGGGGCCACGCATGCGCAAGTTCGCTGTCGCCGATAGCCAGGCGCACCGGGTGTCGCGGGTGATCGCGGAATTGAAGGATCGCTTCAGCCAGCCGCTGCGCATCGGTGAATTGGCCGAGCGCGCCAATATGAGCGAGTCGTCGCTGTACCACAGCTTCAAGCAGGTGACGCGCATGTCGCCGCTGCAGTTCCAGAAAAAACTGCGCCTGCACGAGGCGCGGCGCCTGATGCTGAGCGAAGGTCTGGAGGCGGCCTCGGCCAGCTACCGGGTGGGTTACGAGAGCCCGTCCCAGTTCAGCCGCGAGTACAGCCGTATGTTCGGCGCGCCGCCGCGGGCGGATGTGAACCGGCTGCGCGGCGAGCACAGGATGCCCGCCTGAGGCGCTATTTTTCCCGCTAAGACTGCTTCGGCGCGAACAGGCTGCACCAGCCGTCCGGGCTGATGCTGCCCTCGACGAGTTGGCAGCTGCCCGGTGCAACAAAGAACTGGCAGGCGGAGCACTTTTTACCGTCTTTGGGGCTGTCCTGGTATTTCACGGTTTCCTTGCTTACCTTGCTCTGCGCGCTGGCGCGATCGGTGGCAATCATTGCCGCCGGTAGCAGGATCATCGAACAGCCGGCCAGTTTCAGAAACTTGCGCCGCTGCAATTTTCGCTTTTCTTCGCTCATGGCGGGGAAC
This region of Microbulbifer sp. SAOS-129_SWC genomic DNA includes:
- a CDS encoding AraC family transcriptional regulator; this encodes MSELTQRADTGALEQQRQALAQRIQRWTVEPGLQDTALPGLALGRSDSTTSRCASSVYEPSLAFIVQGSKSLQLGDREIVYRPLSYLATSVHLPVLGRVQEASVDKPYLGVKLTVDPQELTDLVIELGDEAPPLEAESPCPQVSCGLCVAQMDAAMLDAVGRLVQLLDSPADAPILAPLARREILYRALMGEMGPRMRKFAVADSQAHRVSRVIAELKDRFSQPLRIGELAERANMSESSLYHSFKQVTRMSPLQFQKKLRLHEARRLMLSEGLEAASASYRVGYESPSQFSREYSRMFGAPPRADVNRLRGEHRMPA
- a CDS encoding efflux RND transporter periplasmic adaptor subunit produces the protein MMPVTRFLTLLLLTLPWLHGCDSSTAQPRPKPPVVEVAEVSAGATTLWENFTGRVAAPETVDLRPRVGGYIESVNFTEGELVTRGQVLFEIDPRPYQARVKAAVARLAQAKSQLTLADSQARRARQLLASHAISREEFDRRQAASDSAHAAVDAAAAAQENARLELSYTRVTAPISGRAGRALVTPGNLAGADQTLLTTLVSVDPMYVYFEGSQRTLANSRALLESHQPLQVNVGLGGEDGYPHHGQLDFVDNRLNSHTGTLQLRAVVANPDGSFRPGQFARVEMPTANLSSALLVDRKAVLTDQDRRFVYVVGSDNRALRRDVQTGQTQGDRVLVRSGLHSGERIVVNGLQKIFVPGMEVQPQLVQMQGEDPARQVAQR
- a CDS encoding high-potential iron-sulfur protein, yielding MSEEKRKLQRRKFLKLAGCSMILLPAAMIATDRASAQSKVSKETVKYQDSPKDGKKCSACQFFVAPGSCQLVEGSISPDGWCSLFAPKQS
- a CDS encoding multidrug efflux RND transporter permease subunit, which translates into the protein MNFSRFFVDRPIFASVLSIIIFVVGLVSIPVLPVSEYPEVVPPTVAVTARYPGANPKTISETVATPLEEAINGVEHMIYMKSVAGSDGTLTLTLTFELGTDPDRAQVQVQNRVSQALPRLPEDVRRQGVTTQKQSPNLMMAVHLLSPDDRFDATYIRNYAVLHIRDELARIPGVGQAGLFGSGDYAMRLWIDPQKAASLGVTAADITRAVREQNVQVSAGQIGAPPMPKGSDFLMSINAKGRLKTPEQFGDIVLKTGADGEITHLRDVARIELASSQDSLRALLDGSQAVALPIFQAPGSNSLEVSRAVRQKMEELDDQFPEGLEWKIAYDPTVFVSTSIKAVIQTLLEAVLLVVLVVILFLQTWRASLIPLLAVPVSIVGTFAVLNLLGFSINTLTLFGMVLAIGIVVDDAIVVVENVERNIEEGLAPLAAAHKAMREVSGPIVAISLVLCAVFVPMAFLDGITGQFYRQFAMAIAIATVISAINSLTLSPALAATLLKPRGAAPDLPARIIDRLCGWIFRPFNRFFQRSSNGYQGLVGKSLKRRGLVFGIYALLLGATVALFQQVPGGFIPTQDKTYLVGSIRLPEGASLDRTEAVARRVSELAMQTEGVAHAAAFVGFNALQRTNTPNVGTVFILFDDFSKRERSAQQIAAELNGKLAQIKEGFAVTFMPPPIFGLGAGSGYSLYVQDRNGAGYGALQNATNQLAGALSQTPGLSFPFSSYQANVPQLDAEVDREQAKAQGVALDDLFGTLQLYFGSLYLNDFNMLGRTYRVVAQADAPFRDEVRDIDLLYTRNNRGEMVPINTMVKLHKSFGPDPVIRYNGYPAADLIGQSDPAQLSSSQALAAVQQVADKTLPAGMKIEWTDLSFQQITQGNAAMVVFPLALLLVFLVLAALYESWVLPLAVILIVPMCLLAALFGVWLTGGDNNVFVQVGLLVLMGLACKNAILIVEFARELEIHNGLNPLQAALEACRLRLRPIIMTSVAFIAGVVPLVLAHGAGSEVRNVMGITVFTGMIGVTLFGLLLTPVFYVALRSLGGRQKARRQTEPQLPQDVEEPA